The DNA window CATTTCATTGTGCTCCTGGCTACTCCCTATAATCTCTAGTTGACTTGTAGGTACATAGATGTTTTTTCACTTGTTCTAATATAATATATAACTATTATTATAGTGGTGATGATGCACTGAATCATCTATCATGTATTTTGGGGAACTTACCTGATGCTGCACTGAATCAACTATTATAACTATTATATGATGATGCACTGAATCAACTATTATGGTTCTAATATAACACTACGATGTGTTTTGGGGAATTTGTTGATTGTTTCTTCCCAGAGACTACACATCTAATATATGTAATATATTATTTGTTTCGAGTGTTTGATACTAAAATGCAACATTGATGCTACAATTTATGCTCAGCTCGGATGACTAAGTGGTGCCATCTCATATTCTCATTCCCACTAAATGACCACTCAACAGTTTCTTTGCTGCTCTAGTTCCTCAAAAGGGTGCTCACACTCCTGACGCCTGTTTATATTGGCAGGAGATGCAGCAAAGGATGTACTGAAAGATGCTTTGCAGAATCTGATGATTATGTGCCAACATGTCAGAGGGACATTGGACAACGCCGTGGCTAACCATAGAGCAAAAAATACTACTGCAGAAGAAATGGATGTTGATCAGAAATAGAATGAACGCAGTGTTTGTTGAGGCCAACACAATATTCTATGGCTTTTAAGCTGATTTTGCTAAAATCTTGGTGCTGAATATACACGGTTACTGCAAATCATCTTAGCTTGCAAAAGTTACTGCTTTGGATAGTCGGAAGCTCGGAGCTCAGTCATTATTCGAGTTGTCTGATATAGGTGTAGTGGTTGTATTCATTGGCTTCCTTTTCTGTAACACTGAAACTAGCATAATTACTTTGAGCAATATGTATTATTATGATGACCTAAACAATATTGTATTATGATGAACTAAATTTCTACAACGTTATGGACTAAACACAGTACTCGAAAAGTCATATTGATGCTCCAACATCAAACTCTTCAACAAATATATTTGCAGTATTCTCAAATGTTGTAAAAGCCTCATCTAGTCATCTACCATGATGGTCTTTGACACAGAGAATATCATTGATCATCCACAGACTGAATTTGACATGCTGCCAATAAATTAAATCAACCATACCTCAGCACAGATTGCATACAGAATATACAATTATGGGGCTAAATTTTAACATCAACAAGAAATGTTGAGCAATTCACAGATTATTCGTAGGAGACCAACATCAAGGGCAACCTGAAGTTTGAAGATCACTAATACTTCGTTTGCACTAGCTTATTGAGTACTGAGAAATAATAGCACAACATACAGTTATCAAGGACGTGGCACATTTTCAAAGCAACTTACCTGATGCTGACCTGTGCTCCACATTCCACTAATAACGCACAACTAATCCAAACATGGCTACGATGCATGAAGAATACAGCTCAGGAAAAAAAAGGGGATAGTAACAGATTAGAACCCTAGCATGAGAAATGGTACAATGATGCTTGAaaagcgtacccagtgcagagagctcccgctctgtgcggggtctggggaagggtgttagtggcaagccttaccctcgcctgtgcaatgcaagaagaccgcgactcgaacccaggaccttccggtcacaggcagtaagactctaccgcttgcaccaggcccgcccttcacaaTGATGCTTGAAAAGCATCTAGCTAAAAAGAAAACCCTAAACACCGCCGACTGGTCGAGCATCACCAATGGACGCAAGCTGAGGATGACCGCCAGGTGCATATCCCGAAATAATAAACATCAGATCCATAGCTATTAGCCTTTTCCGGTGTTATTCACGCAATCCAAGTGCACTTCTCCTTTCTTGGTGGAGATGACAGCCACACGGTGGTGGCAACTGATAGAACCCACAAGAACGGAAGGATGAAAAGAACTAAGTACGAAGAGGCCCAGAGAGAGCATCCCGGCCCGCATTGGGGTCTTTGTGTTTCAGAGACAAGTTAGCAAACTGCACATCAAGGTCTCTGCTGTTACTATGAACAAGAGCAGGAACCTGTTGCTGATATAGGGACCTGAGACGACCAATTTCCCGCTCAAACATCTCCTGTTGAACTGCAAAATTGAGAAAGAATGTTCAAAATTTTTCTTCTAATCAGAATAACAAAATCTTAGCAGGCATTCAGTATCAACAAAGCAATGCACTGCTTCTGACGAACTGAAAACTAACGAAAAGAAGATGCCTTCTGATTAGACACTTCCTCAGATCGCAAATATAAGTTCTATAGGACATCGACACGGTCTGAACTTTGACTGGCAGTAACTACAAAAATTTATTATCTTAAATGAAAAGAGTAAATAtgttatgaaagtattttttatAAGAAATCCTGTAAATGCCGATCTTGTGTTAGCAATCCATATAAAGTTTCAGATATTGATGCTTGGTGATCAAAGCTTGAAAATTTTGACTTTGGACAACCCTAGATGGCCTTATATTTACAACTGGTAAAGTAGCAGACTGGCAGTTACTGAGGCACTCTTTAGCAGGGCTTTTGTAAGGACTTCTCCACCGGCTTAATCAAAAGCCTTGCCAAATGTGCATACACGAGAACGGCTTATGAAGCCAAAAACGGTGAATCCAAAGCCATTTTTGCCTAGAAGCTGAAGACATAAAACCATGGCTTTTCCTGGCTTCAATGttagccctgccaaagagggtcTTAGTCTCTTTTGACAAATGTAAGACCCTAGGTACTTGTTTTATAGGCTAACTAAATTTCTAAGATACTATTTACTACTTGGCTGTTAAGCACAGATATAGTAAGTCAACAACATAGAAGGTCTTATGAAATACAGAGCCACTGGTATGTTGATTATGTAGTTAACTAGCAACATAGTGGAGGCCTAACAAAGtaatatacatgtatatatgaaacaGTTAAGTAATTTCGTGACCTACTGCCTCAAGTTCAGCATGTATATTGGGCCATTGATATGTCAGTATGCAGATTGCAGAATTTCAGATGTTATTGGTACCACCGTGCTTTTCCAAATTATACTAACAAATTCCTTTTCGCATCTTGTTAAAGGTTGGAAACTGGGTTAACCAAGTTTGACTTGTCTAGGTAGTTTGGTTTCCAGCTTCCAGTTATAGGTTCCTTGGATATCTGAATTAATTAAACAATGAGTGATCTGTCAAATGAGTTCACAACAAGTTAGTTAAAAACCAAAAATTTCCAGAATAGCTCTATTGAAGGTTCGACCATAGATGCATGTAGATGATACATCTTACTGAGAAAACAGTTCAGTGCTAAGCCCTCACTTTAAAGTTAGTAGGGATGTCCTCATgtcgttgattttttttttttttggttgttgCTTCAATTGAGAAGACATTGTTTCATAAATTATTGATGGTCTTAGTAGATGCTTAAATGGTTAAACCCAATAAGAACCATTGTTAAATGTCCTCTTAAATGAAGATAaaccaaaaaataataataataatgacaAGCAGAGCCACTATCCAATTAAGTGAAAATTTTATTTGAATCAATGTCTCATCGTAGCATCTATCCTTGACACATTATTAGTATCTCAGGAAAACCTAATGCAAGTTACTGAAATGATTTGGATGGAGAGCACAATCTCGAGATAAGATAAAATAAAATATTAGGGACAATACTTACAGCGTTTAATAAGTTGTTCCTGAGCTAGACTCTCCAGTCTTTGCTTCAAGGCTTTGTTTTCCAGGTCGAGCATAATATTCTGCTGGGTAAGGAACTCCATTTCAGCAGACACTTCTACCCCTTCTGACTGCATGATTTGAACATGAATATCTTTCCGTCACATATAATACCAAATCTAAAGAGAAATAAAAATCATTCACCGTGGTAAGCTCACCTGTAATGCCTGGACTCTACCTTCAAGCTCTGCAATATACTGCAGCTTCCGGACACGGGACCTCTGAGCATATTGCCTGCAACCAATTGAAATGACACCTtaataaaaacaaaaaatgagCAATCATTGATCTCAAATTCTCAATAAATAGGACTGATTGAATAGCATGATGCCCTAAATTAAATATTAAATTGTATGATTCCAAGCTTAGATTGAATATCTCTAAATTTCGATATATTTACTTTCAGTCAGTGTAGATCAGGTCTGGCACATTTTTCCAAGCATTATAGCTGACAAGGACACATCTGATTCCAGGATTTCTCAAGTTGCAAACTGGAAAGCTTGGGTAAGTTGTTTATCATTTATGTTACCACAGGTCAATTCTAAAGTACTGCACATTGACCATGCGTGCGCACAAACCACAGGTTCACagcacatgcacatgcacataGGCCTGTTCAATACCAATTGTTCAGTAGGTTACAACACATATGGAATGAATATATAGCTCACACTATACTGTGCTCACAGTAACTGAATGGTCTGTGCAACCATACAGAACAAACTTCAATAAAAATGCTGCTCACTTCATCACAACAATGATTGTTGTATTCTCAAGGTCAAGAAAAACATCAAATTACAATATATGCACTATTCTTAGCGTGAACTATAAAAAATGTCTATTTAAGGGTCTTGTGCTTAAGGTTACGGTGAAATGTCTTAGCTTTTCAGATTATATTGTAGTAGCATTGTGCAAGTGCGAAACAAAAAATCACATTCAAGTATTCAACAGTAACCAAACTCACTGTTTAGCACGCTTGTTGTCCGCCTCTGACTGTGCATGCTTCGGCAGCACACCCTCCTTGTCTCCAACCTTTTGATCATGGCCAGCATCATCAGGAGTTCTCTTATCCATGCCATGGTCATGCTCCCTCGACACATTCGGTGGCCCATGATGCCCGCCAACCTTATCTTTTGTGGGCATTGGCAGGCCACCACCATGCCTGAAACCCGCCGAATTCGGCATGCCTTGCTCCCACGGCCGGCCATGCGCCCTCCCAAACGACGACTTGGCATAGTACTCCTGCACACCGCCCCACGGCGCAGGCTGCCCGCCTCCTCTCCCCATCCCCACCTCGAAGCCATTGGCGTAAGCACCGGCACCGGCGCCAGCAGCTCCACCGTCAAACAGTGCGAACGAGTCGCTGGACGACCTGCGGTGCCCAGCCCGGCCGCTACTCTGCCGCGCCGCGGGCGTCTCGGGCTCGTTGAGCAGGTCGTCGAGCCACAGCGGCGGCTGCTCCTCGATGAAGCTCTCGGACGACGTGCGCTGGTGGTGGCCGTGCCGGTGGTGCGCGGCGCCAACCTGCGGCCGCGCGATTGGGCCGCGGTCGGCGTACGGCGACGGCGCGGCCGTCGGGAAGGGGCTCCGCGGCGGTAGCAGCGCCTGCTTATGGAGCTTCGCGTTCGCCATCATCATGTGCTCAGGCCGACCAAACTGCGAAGGGCAAACAGCTCATCTCAAACCGAAATCAAGATTCGAGCAAATTCAACGCCAAACTAGCACGAGCTTGCATCCAATCCAGGAAGGAGGATTCTAGCTGAAGTTTCAGCAGTGAGCTACCAACAGATCAGGGGGCGGGCACAGTATAGGCGCCAAAAATCGAATTTAGTGGGACGTAATTGGGTCAGATCCGAGTGCATATAGCTTGGGGGCGCTCGGTCCCGCATGGCAGGAACGGACGGGAAAGGGCGGCGTACCTAGTGGATGATCGTCGCCCGCGGAGAACCGATGAAAGACCTCGTCCAGT is part of the Miscanthus floridulus cultivar M001 chromosome 9, ASM1932011v1, whole genome shotgun sequence genome and encodes:
- the LOC136481959 gene encoding uncharacterized protein At4g06598-like isoform X2; its protein translation is MMMANAKLHKQALLPPRSPFPTAAPSPYADRGPIARPQVGAAHHRHGHHQRTSSESFIEEQPPLWLDDLLNEPETPAARQSSGRAGHRRSSSDSFALFDGGAAGAGAGAYANGFEVGMGRGGGQPAPWGGVQEYYAKSSFGRAHGRPWEQGMPNSAGFRHGGGLPMPTKDKVGGHHGPPNVSREHDHGMDKRTPDDAGHDQKVGDKEGVLPKHAQSEADNKRAKQQYAQRSRVRKLQYIAELEGRVQALQSEGVEVSAEMEFLTQQNIMLDLENKALKQRLESLAQEQLIKRWLTLKPGKAMVLCLQLLGKNGFGFTVFGFISRSRVCTFGKAFD
- the LOC136481959 gene encoding uncharacterized protein At4g06598-like isoform X1 produces the protein MMMANAKLHKQALLPPRSPFPTAAPSPYADRGPIARPQVGAAHHRHGHHQRTSSESFIEEQPPLWLDDLLNEPETPAARQSSGRAGHRRSSSDSFALFDGGAAGAGAGAYANGFEVGMGRGGGQPAPWGGVQEYYAKSSFGRAHGRPWEQGMPNSAGFRHGGGLPMPTKDKVGGHHGPPNVSREHDHGMDKRTPDDAGHDQKVGDKEGVLPKHAQSEADNKRAKQQYAQRSRVRKLQYIAELEGRVQALQSEGVEVSAEMEFLTQQNIMLDLENKALKQRLESLAQEQLIKRFQQEMFEREIGRLRSLYQQQVPALVHSNSRDLDVQFANLSLKHKDPNAGRDALSGPLRT